In one window of Dehalococcoidia bacterium DNA:
- a CDS encoding polysaccharide pyruvyl transferase family protein: MSRLILMAGAFGFGNLGDDAIALATSRLLAETAVDTQTVILGNTRVAIRRFTGLDGARLSWRSPRQTARLIALIRRSSAVLIGGGGLLQDVLPHFYRPYLLLAVVAKALRRPVMFYAVGVHPPRTSVFRQTLRLAANAVDVVTVRDEFSARNLRRAGVRRDVTVTADAAIVMAADGPAERASKKTLIGVSLRPWFHLDPIRRGGDPARLVDSLAQCLDAVVEAAGARLLFVPLQHGGADDDVASQREVISRMRYAHETDTATCHTPFDAVAAISHCDIVLGMRLHSNVLAAACGVPSIAIAYDPKVREFMKRLHCEEQVVGLDELRPAEVATRVRAALESRDEIKERIRPHVEEMQASARECAAMAARLAGATLLPSWLRSGDNDATACQEAA, encoded by the coding sequence ATGAGTAGGCTCATCCTCATGGCCGGCGCGTTCGGCTTTGGCAATCTGGGCGATGACGCAATCGCCCTGGCGACCTCCCGCCTTCTCGCCGAAACCGCCGTCGATACCCAGACCGTCATTCTCGGGAACACGCGCGTCGCTATCCGGCGCTTCACCGGGCTCGACGGCGCCCGCCTCTCCTGGCGGTCTCCCCGTCAGACCGCCCGTCTCATCGCGCTCATCCGGAGGTCATCGGCTGTCCTCATTGGCGGCGGAGGTCTGCTCCAGGACGTGCTGCCGCACTTCTACCGTCCCTATCTGCTGCTGGCCGTTGTGGCGAAGGCGCTGCGCCGGCCGGTGATGTTCTACGCCGTGGGGGTGCATCCACCGCGCACGTCGGTCTTCCGGCAGACGTTGCGTCTCGCCGCCAATGCGGTTGACGTTGTGACGGTCCGCGACGAGTTCTCGGCCCGCAACCTGCGACGGGCGGGTGTACGCCGCGACGTGACCGTGACAGCCGATGCGGCAATCGTCATGGCCGCGGACGGGCCCGCCGAGCGCGCGTCGAAGAAGACGCTGATCGGCGTTTCGCTGCGGCCCTGGTTCCATCTCGACCCGATCCGTCGCGGCGGCGACCCGGCGCGCCTTGTCGATTCACTGGCGCAGTGTCTGGACGCCGTAGTCGAGGCCGCGGGCGCCCGGCTGCTCTTCGTCCCTCTGCAGCACGGCGGCGCGGACGACGACGTGGCGTCTCAGCGAGAGGTGATATCGCGCATGCGGTACGCGCACGAGACCGACACGGCAACCTGCCACACTCCTTTCGACGCGGTCGCTGCCATCAGCCACTGTGACATCGTTCTCGGCATGCGGCTGCATTCAAACGTACTGGCGGCAGCCTGCGGCGTGCCCAGCATCGCCATCGCCTACGACCCGAAGGTGCGCGAGTTCATGAAACGACTGCACTGCGAAGAACAGGTCGTGGGCCTCGATGAGCTGCGGCCGGCGGAGGTGGCAACGCGCGTCCGCGCGGCGCTCGAGTCGCGGGACGAGATCAAGGAGCGAATACGACCCCACGTAGAGGAGATGCAGGCTTCGGCGCGCGAGTGCGCCGCGATGGCGGCAAGGCTCGCTGGCGCGACGCTTCTGCCTTCCTGGCTGCGAAGCGGCGATAACGACGCCACGGCTTGTCAGGAGGCCGCCTGA